ACTATAGAAATATCACACCAAAATCAGATCCTTTCAAAAATCTGTGCTGAATTTTGATAAGCTGTACTGAAGAGTATGACATGTGAAATAAATTGaatcttggtgtgtgtgtgtgtgtgtgtgtgtgtatatctacctacacacacacacacaaatactgtaCTTGTGAGAAAAACCTCTAAGCTATTCCAATTAATTGAATGGAAAGTTGctgctggctttttaaaaataaagtctatAGTTAATTTCAATAAATTAAAAGTGCAATATAAATTTTActtcctttaaaaagctgaagtATTCACATAAGAAAAGTATTGATGAACCAGCATACAGCTTAATCCACAGGCAAAATGCACTTTGATATAGCCACATTTTGCTTTTTAGCTAAGAATTTATAAGAGTGGCAACTTCTTTGGAAAAAGCTGGcaaaaaaattattatatgcaaatataattaaaaaaatctgtaCCATGAGTCTTAAGCTTATCagtcattttattaattttcctttCTAGTCGAGCATATCTGGCAAATTCATCCATCATACTAATTGTAGAAAGTTCTTGCTTCATGTTCTGAATTTCAGATCGCATTTCTGATTCCTGCTCAGCATCCTTTTGTAGCAACCTAGATATCTGATAAAGAGAAGAGGAAGTCTAAAAGGCTATTCACATTTCACGTTTCACCATTTTAAATGATTGTCTACAGTTATTACCTAAAATAACCCCACAACATTAATAAATGAaccttttcattattttcctaAATAATCTAAACTATATGGGTACGGGCAATGAAGCATGTTTCAAAGCAAAAGCCTTTTAACATTCAAAGCAAATTTCCCTAGAAAGATCATTACTAGCATGACTAACCTGTTGTCAAGTCTTCCCACCtgtattgtcatgttccccgttgcaaggcataagtgcatcacaacggggaacacgcacatcaggaaagaggaagagagaaccataatcccttaaacacacacatcatcccttaagcacacaaacccacaagtaaatcaccaggacaatagaagggcacctcagaccggacctggagaccatcagcagatcggaggaactcccacccattaccccggggggatgcacctgcaccggacgaaggcaagaagacaaagaggatcatcggagatcgcccgaatcacccatcaccgaacccattaccacgctaatcccccatccggacctggtttggggggacaatagggggtggagggggacaaggtccgccgccggggtataaacaggatgccctgccacccttcacgcattcccgtctttttctctgcatgcattccatttcaataaagccggaaatccttagtgagtcgtgttttattcgaggcgaggctgccctgacatgtATTGTCAGACTGATAAGTCTTTGCCTCAACCAACAATGTAAAACAGTAAAGGATATAATACAACCAGACTTTCATTGAGTAAAATAtaaagtagattacttcttcccTGGTAATCAACCCATCTGCCTTCCAAAGCAGGAGATAAAATAAGggcaaataaataattgaatccCAGGCCAGACTAGGTCACATGGGTACAACTCCAGATGCACTTGATACCACTCTTATTTGACAACTACatccttacaaaattctttgCAAACATGTTTGTCATATTCATACATTATCTTTccagatactgtatatatctttTCAAAGATGACTGTGACTGGCAACCTTATTATAGAGTACCTTCATTACTGTAAATTATAATCCCCAGTTCTCTTTGGTACACTTCATACTCTCTGCTTTGGTATCAGTGCAAATGTATTCACCGCTGGTACATAATAACTCAGAATATACATACATTCCATCTCCTTTTAAATCTTTGCATGAACCTTCCAAGCAATCACTGAAAGaccttaattatttttcattcaaagtcTAAAACCTCATGTGTAgactttcaattttttaaatgccctaaacagtaaaaataaaaagatccaTTTGctatcattccaaagggcagagcaTAGAacaacagattatctagaccaggAGTTCCTAAACTGCTTGCCATCACACACCCCTTTAGTGTAATCACAACATACACACCTcccttaaaaatccaaacaccaaaatgaacacaaatgaataatgaaaatacaatgaaactttgggaaaggtggatttactgtaacaatgtaactaaaaagttcttcacacctcctctggactctgtctgcacctccccaagggagataCATCTcagagtttgggaaaccctgttctagaccctttttagtcagggttcaggcctggatatggggcTAAAATCCCACTGGTTGCTCTTGTCAGTTACCTTTGGTGGGACCGGGATAGGGAGAATATGATTCTTCCGGTTCTGCTGACCTGTCAAAGGATCTTCAGTAGCATTAATtgtggtattcttctggactggtgGCAGAAGTTGAGAGAACTCCCCTAAGTCCATCCCATAGCAATGCTGAGTGACTCTCACTGCTGCAGTTAAGCCAAGGTGTTTGGAGTTTTACGGTGtctaaatttattattttgggTGCACTCAGCTTTTTACTGTGCGCACATGCACACCTTAGAGGGAACAGAGATTGTAGAAAGAAGACTATTTGGAAACATCATCTGGTTCAGTGTGCAGTGGCTGTTAGCCCCGTGaagtagtccaggcaagaagcacaactaGGAGTACtagctgtttttattgtaaggttacagtatcagaatgttgcaagtctgaaagtacccctcccttccttcacttctactctcccaaaaactagggagggtccctcctgagatgcTTTTGTCACctctcctccttcagactcaaattttaTCAGACctttgtctaggctgtggctcttcctcctgtctcccaaggtcattctcacagatCATTACATTGGCCCAGGTACTTATGGGCATATTGAGGttcacccatgtaacacctctactgcaggagctgcactggctgccagatggtatctgggtgtaattcaaggtgctgattaccaTCTTTAAAGCTAGCATGCATTAGTATCAAACCTATTTCAGCAGTTTATAATTTAGAAAGtaagattttcaagattctgagGAGACAGATTTATTGCTATGAGCATAGGGTTaggtacagaatcttgaaaattgGCTATGTGTTTCTTGACCCTCATTTATCATATGAGAATATTAACATAGGGCTTCCCATTTGcttctaatctttttttcttatggAGTCTTAGTTTAATGGAAATGCTAATAACTTATTTAATATCACAAAAATATCCTTCCATTCTCGGATTGCAATACTtggaaacatttgtttttatttccagagTTAGAATTTCATCACACTCAACTATCTGTAAGACTACCTCCTCCAAGCTGAATCAGCCCATCTGGTAAAATCTGGAAGAGAATGCTTGCTGAGGGACCACTTCTACTTATTACATTTTCGAGGAGTTGTTTACATGCTTCTTTAGGAGAGCACTCAAGAATAACAGAAAACATGCTATCCCCAAATGTTTAGTACATCAGGTTGCTTTTCTATCAGTTTTAATCCTGTTGTTTAATCCTATCCTGTAAGTCAGTCAGAGCCTTTGGAAAGTTGCATACAAACTgatataacaataaataaaagttacaggaaggcagattccaagtAAATGTTAGGAAAACAACTCCTTAACACTAAGAGAAAGTCACCTGTGGAACTAGTTATCTAGAAGTCATGGACTCCCTTGCCTTTTTTCTTGTCAAAAGCAGAGGCTAGATAAGCTAGCTTTGGGGAATGCTTTGATTCATAGAGGAGGATGGACTCCACAGCAAAACTGATTTCTTCAAACTACTGTATAACATTTAAAAGTACTTGAAATAATTGCTCTGCATTAACATCAGGATCCAATGGATATTTCCTTGTGAATTGTACACAAAATCAGTCTATTTTCTGATGCTCTCTGCATCAATCCCAACTACACCTGtgctgggactacaactccctgTGGCAGTGCAAGCTGGCAATTCTTGGACTTGCAGCAGGATACTAGGTTGGGAAGTGCTGCCACATTAAATGTAAGGCTGAGTAAAACTGGGGAGGGATATGTTCTGTCTCGTGCATCTCCTCCGCAGGGGACAACTCAATAATTTCCCTttcctgagaaataaaagaagatCGAAGAGTGTATCGGAGGCGGTCGCCATGGAAACCCGGTGCAGCGATGTCACTTACAATGGAAGAGCAGGAGGGCAGGAGGATTTTGAGGAGGTTGCATAAGAACACGGAGCTCAGTACGAGGAGCCATGCGCCTCCATCCGTCGTCGAATGTTTCGCCTCTACACGTAGTTCAGTCATGTCTCGGGTTACAGATGTGCGGAGAAAGAGAAACGCTGCAATAATTACGTGATCGAGAGATCAATTGAGGCTGGCATCCACCCGCCAAAAATGCGCAAGCGCGCATCTTCGCCGCGCGGCGACGTCTCACTCCTATTGTTGTAAACCTACTAACGTCTTACGCACGGAAAACGTCCAGGGACACTGCGCAGATGCCGTAGCCATTTGTCACACTTCTGCTGTGACGTCTGCAAATGGGCGGAGCCCCAGTTAGATCCGCCCAGGGGGGGATCCGCATCTCCGAGGTAGACCGGATTCAAAGGGGCAAATCTGGCCTTGCAGATGGGGCCGACTGTTGAGGTTTAAAAGCTGTCCTACGAGTCAGGCGGCCAATAGGAATGAGCACACCCAGTCGATGGAGGGCGGCGCTGAGAAGAGCGCGCACATACCCACCCACCCTTCAATCCGGCTGGATCCTGTTGCAGTGCCGCTGGCGCTGCTGGGATGGGGCGGGGGGTGTCAGGCAGGCAACAGAGAGTCTGTGCGCAGCAGTGAGAGTCCGGCTCCCGTAGGCTGGAGTGAGAACTGGCAGTCGTCACCGCTGGGGCTGTAAGAACAAGCGCCCGCGCTGCCTGACGCTAAGGGCAAAACATAAAGCACAAGGAAAGCCGAGGGCAGCTTACTCAGCTATGCCGAAGAGAAAGGTTGGCGACGGGCGCGCGCACACGTTAACGTGCGTCAAGGACGCAgtctcttctctttctcattcCGTTACCTAATCCTTCCGTTTCTTTATGATcgatatatattattttaaaaaataaggccaGCGGGTTCTCTTTTTAAATTGGGATTGTTTTCTGTGGAGACTTCGGCGCGAGGCCCAGTATTTCTGTGGTCATGGAGAGAGCCAAGAGGGGGTGGGGGACCTGGAGATTATTACTGGCCGCGAGTTCGCCCCCCTTTGAAGTGGTTCGGAAGCTCCGATACCGTTCCGAGAAGCTCGCGCACGATCCCGCCTCAAATTTTGTGTGGCCGTTGGTACGAGTCGGCCTCCGCTTAAAGATCCCGACGCGGTGGTGGAAAAGGGGGCGTGCACCCTGTGACGTCACCGCTCCTCCTGGAATGGGTTCAGTCTGTTCTTACGCGCATGCGATATCACCCCCCGCGTTTTTTAATACGATTAACTGTTTCATTGCAGGTGAACCCTGCTGAAGAAGAGGTGAGTGTTGTCTGTTGCTTGGCTGGGGTAGTAATAGAACAGGAGGGAAGGAGGTTATGTAGGCGGTACTGAGCAGGCTATTAACTTCAGGTTTCTGTGGTTCTGTTTTGCACCAGCCAAAGAGGCGATCAGCACGACTATCGGCTGTGAGTAGAAATTTCAGTTGACTTACTACTGTAAATTTTAGACAGAGGGAGGCATAATAAGCACgtagtcttttttctttcagaaacctGCCATTGCCAAAGTTGAATCAAAGCCAAAAAAGCCCACTTCAAAGGTAAGGATTTATTTTTTGTGGTGAGAAGTAAGCTTATTAAGTTATTTGAGATCTGCTTTAGAACCTGGctaatgatttaaaaatatgcaCTTTAGCTATCACCATCACAATCTGAGGGTGATTCAGCTTTGTAGAACTTTTCAAATTATAAAACTATGTTCAACAGAAATTGTCTTAGTAATGCTATAGTACAGGTAAGTAACTTATACACCACCCAATGGTTTAGAATTAGGGTTATCAATCGGTGGTTGATAGTTACCTTTGTAAATTTTTGTAACAATCCTGTCATCACAGCAAGAATATTATACCAATTGATTACACCCACTGCAGGCAAAAACTTTTCAGGCATTAAATTTTAACACTAGtgatgggcaaaaaaggaacaagagctctTAATTAAAATTGAATCCTAAAATTCAGACTCTACATTTCTGACTTTTTAACACTGAATCATTCCCCATCTATAAAAATGCATTGATCATAGGCTTTTAGACCTTAAGATCTAGCCTAATGATAAACATGTTACAGGCCTGGGATCAAATGTCTGAGAAGCATGATACTGCATGGACTCCTAGcatgttgagaaaaaaaaattaacttagcTGCAGGCATATACCTATGATAAGGTAGTGAAGAAAGTTttgattttattacattattactGTAGTAATGTACAGGTTGTCCTTGACTTaagatggcaattgggactggaatttccatcactaaacaatGCTGTCCTAAAGTGCAACCGCACTGTGGTTATGACAGCAGTTCGGACAggaatttctattgctaagcaatgctgtcATAAAGTGCAACCTCATtccttagcaacggcaatccctgcagtcgcAGTtcccattgttaactgaatccatggtcgttaggcaaggcatcttcctgctggcttcccacaaccaagtcaggtGCAGGAGGGTGCGCAAGTGGCCGGCACAGTGTGAACACAGAGGGGCTGGGTGAGCAGGTGGGAGAGACTTAccccagctgtcatgagtactgatggtgagcaggagggggcccctatccaggggggaaaacgcatgcgtagtactgaggagttaagcagccattcaaagagacacagatcagacccaccttaacttttggggtttatctgtctgggtttttctcacgcttcttcagtttgttaggattttctgtctaatgtagcagtaataaaacactagagacctattccttgtctcagcgtggttcctgactgttaggacaccagcaacttgtgacctttcTCATCAtctttcccactgactttctcgggaagccggcagggaaggttgcaaatggcgaccacatgatcaCGGGGCACTGCACATAGTTGTAAAtctgagctggttgccaagtgcccagatggTGATCTcttgaccatgggggtgctgggacagccagaactctgaggaccggttgtaaccaccattcattcagtgccgttgtagCTTTGAACGGTTGcggaacgaatggttgtaagtcgaagactacctgtaatgcaagaTTTTACAAAAGATTTCTTCCTAAATTCtgagagataaaatataaatgttacaGTACATGACAgatattttgtttctctttcaatGAAAGGAGCAGAATTTGCTgtacaataaaattagttgaaagACTCATCAGTATGGTAAACTTGagatttatttggaaaaatacaaattttaaatatGCCTATGTATTGCAAATCTATACTTGGAATGAATAGAaatatatagtttatttatttatttaatttgtctccacccatctcctcccatcaggggactcttgGCGATATGAAGTACTATTTCTATTAACTTTTTACAATTAGTATTGGTATAACTGATGCTATTTCCTGTGGGAGGCTTCTTAAGAAACACAAATAAACATCTACAAAGTgtttataaagctttataaagCCCATAAAACTGATAATCAGTTAAATTCTCATTTCACATAAAtgtagataataaaataaatgccaaatgGTATTTTTGAAAATCTGGTAAATTAAAACCTCCTTCAAGAGAGAGTCTCAACTTAGCTGATGGAAATCCTTACTGGTATATTTTGCCATATAAATTTCCTTAGAAGTCTTTCAATCTGAATAACAAACTTAGCTGCAGTTCTAAAACCTATTTAGAATTAACATCAAAATTCCTCTTAAAATACACGTCAAATTAGgagtaatacatattttaatactgTAACAGTAATATCACCTCACCAACTTAACATATTTTTAATCCAACTATTAATATCCAGAGAATTATTTTCAATGATATTTGATGTATTATTTTTACaactttggaaatatttataaacatttaatgtATTCTGATCATATGACAAAACCCAATATGTTACATTGATCTATTGATATATCAGATTCCAAAGGAGGCAAATTAGATTTCTCATAATTAATCTTATAACCTGAATATTTTCCAAATTGTTGAACCACCTCTATCAAGTTAGGCAATGATATAACTTGCTTTAGAAAATTAATCTGAACCATGTTAAAGGCTTTTTCAGCATTCAAAGAGATTAAATTCTGCTGCAATTAATATATCTTGAGCTATATCcaaaatacctttttttaaaatcagttcaattgtgtctgattctgagactgcttggacaagtccctgcagttttcttggcaaggttttacagaagtggtttgccattgtctccttcccagggctgagagagagactggcccaaggttacccagctggctttgtgcttaagacaggactagaactcacagtctcccagtttctagccttatgccttaaccactacaccaaactggctctctcaaaaaAATACCTAATAcctattaaaaatgtaaattatcCAATTCTTGTCTATTTtaaggaaaagtattgatgcttttaccTAACTAACTTGCAATATCAACTAATGAGCTAGAATTGCCAAAACAattttgctggaaatgttcagGGATTAGATGTATACAAACTTGTACAAGATCTCAActgctattatttctttttaagttatttgtaatttttttttcaaatgtttaatATAGTGGAAATAAAAATCTACCTAGTCTGAGAAATCAATTATTTAAAGCCTAGTTGCTGATTATGTACTCTGAATTACTAAAGGATAAGTCTGGGGAAAAGAAAGGTTCagcaaaagggaaaaagggaCTGAAAGAGAAACAGACTGAAGATAttaacaaagaagaaataaaggacaACTTGCCTGCAGAAAATGGAGAAGCAAAAAGTGAGGAGGTAATTGTGACAAGCATTGATAGATATTCtctgttctttcttttagttCATTTGTAGttcgatttttaaaaaaagatatgttcATTTCACCTCCAAAAAGAATGGTACATAGATGCATCCTACATTATCCTTGCAGTCTGCTGTATGGATCTATGTGAGGACACTTCAAAAATTTATAGTGTCATAATATTTGCTTACTGGGGGAAAGGAGCAgcaggaaagaggaagaagggggTTCAAAAGTTGGAGATGGCACAAACTTCTACTCTGGATTCAAAAAGTGGGGACTTACTCTAGGGTTTGGTAAATTTGTCCTCTTTTTGCTGTCTCCTTTCCATCATATGCCTTTGATGGAAAAAAAACTAGA
The Candoia aspera isolate rCanAsp1 chromosome 5, rCanAsp1.hap2, whole genome shotgun sequence genome window above contains:
- the GET1 gene encoding guided entry of tail-anchored proteins factor 1, whose amino-acid sequence is MTELRVEAKHSTTDGGAWLLVLSSVFLCNLLKILLPSCSSIISRLLQKDAEQESEMRSEIQNMKQELSTISMMDEFARYARLERKINKMTDKLKTHVKTRTAQLAKIKWVINIVFYILQAALMISLIWKYYSEPVTVLPSKWLAPLERLVAFPTGVAGGVGITCWLVVCNKVVAIMLHPFS
- the HMGN1 gene encoding non-histone chromosomal protein HMG-14; protein product: MPKRKVNPAEEEPKRRSARLSAKPAIAKVESKPKKPTSKDKSGEKKGSAKGKKGLKEKQTEDINKEEIKDNLPAENGEAKSEEDPVSDTAGEKEEKSE